Proteins encoded within one genomic window of Cydia pomonella isolate Wapato2018A chromosome 12, ilCydPomo1, whole genome shotgun sequence:
- the LOC133523655 gene encoding uncharacterized protein LOC133523655 translates to MGKVKLTTVFENLKFNEIQINTKLAVEYIKTNKGLFRSLYFEPEKTISKVDFYSNNIECADSSSFLLPGTSTLSTTESWTNITEKLKKLASGIQEKSDLFCQLEWLIRRIPVENTQHSIILIMKNLLHASADWKAAYIEEGVITMADNTPMLILGFVAQIFKTCDDPIILSTPQTAAVCHLFTELCREVGWNVRLILVDELKNLMGSEKVYPNLFNSLLPEITGIITERSDLDSAVDNCLHAQFHPLPLTRLLVQENVFEEFMITLDWKCKLNHKESGLVMQELVQKCSKLFRYGDKLFLINYFGCYIRQGSEQVVLVEAFRSVKELLSLVPKYKQLCLSIWASSVSEANEIALHVDVPIIWVNDYCNFTGSDEISKAIYKRIDSVNVTVKVNSSIDKMLKKQGQWLKKSFNERCDAVLKVIKSKDFSLGDKIEPEILNWKINNFICINNDTMILGFNVPDKVVLYNTFGTVAVPSPCFDNIIRALINGSAVIIASKPKNEEEIFIAFEIEGIPVSFVDEEETNKLEDIKVPLGDSWCFQTKVIWTTYGTIFAN, encoded by the coding sequence ATGGGTAAAGTAAAATTAACTACTGTTTtcgaaaatcttaaatttaatgaaatacaaataaacacaaAGTTAGCAGTAgaatacataaaaacaaacaaaggtTTATTCCGTAGCTTATACTTTGAGCCGGAAAAAACAATAAGTAAGGTTGATTTTTATTCGAACAATATAGAATGTGCAGATTCATCTTCTTTCCTGCTACCGGGTACTTCAACGTTATCAACTACTGAGTCATGGACAAATATcactgaaaaattaaaaaagttggcTTCGGGAATTCAAGAAAAATCCGACTTGTTCTGCCAACTTGAATGGTTGATCCGGCGTATCCCAGTTGAAAACACGCAACACAGTATAATTTTGATTATGAAAAACTTACTTCATGCCAGTGCAGATTGGAAAGCGGCTTACATTGAAGAAGGAGTTATTACTATGGCTGATAATACGCCAATGCTGATACTTGGGTTTGTAGCTCAAATATTCAAAACTTGTGATGACCCAATTATATTGTCGACGCCACAAACCGCTGCAGTGTGTCATCTATTTACCGAACTGTGTCGTGAAGTTGGATGGAATGTGCGATTAATACTAGTAGACGAACTGAAAAATTTGATGGGCAGTGAGAAAGTATATCCAAATCTATTCAATAGTTTATTGCCCGAAATTACCGGGATTATTACCGAACGATCTGACTTAGATTCTGCTGTTGATAATTGCCTGCATGCTCAGTTTCATCCGCTGCCGCTTACACGTCTCCTCGTccaagaaaatgtttttgaagaaTTTATGATTACTTTAGATTGGAAATGCAAATTAAATCATAAGGAATCAGGACTAGTTATGCAAGAATTAGTACAGAAATGCTCAAAGTTATTTAGATATGgagataaattatttttaataaattattttggatgtTATATTCGGCAGGGATCAGAGCAAGTTGTGTTAGTAGAAGCTTTTAGAAGTGTCAAAGAATTGCTGTCACTTGTTCCTAAGTACAAACAACTATGCTTATCAATATGGGCTAGTAGCGTTTCAGAAGCTAATGAAATAGCTTTACATGTCGACGTTCCAATTATATGGGTAAATGATTATTGTAACTTTACTGGAAGTGATGAAATCAGTAAAGCAATTTATAAAAGAATAGACTCTGTAAATGTAACTGTTAAAGTTAATAGCTCCATTGataaaatgctaaaaaaacaagGTCAATGgttgaaaaaatctttcaaCGAGCGTTGTGACGCTGtgttaaaagtaattaaaagtaAAGATTTCAGTTTAGGAGATAAAATTGAGCCTGAAATATTGAATTGGAAAATCAACAACTTTATCTGTATCAACAATGATACGATGATATTGGGATTTAATGTACCCGATAAAGTAGTGTTATACAACACATTTGGAACTGTAGCAGTGCCGTCCCCTTGCTTCGATAACATTATTAGGGCACTTATAAATGGGAGTGCCGTCATAATTGCATCTAAACCTAAAAACGAGGAGGaaatttttattgcatttgaaatagaaggAATACCTGTAAGTTTTGTAGACGAAGAGgagacaaataaattagaagATATTAAGGTGCCTCTTGGTGATAGTTGGTGCTTccaaacaaaagttatttggaCGACTTATGGAACAATATTCGCAAACTAA